GTTTAACGACAGACGGTCCCGTAAGTAAGGCCAGCCGCATATAAGAAGGACAAAAGGATTCTGGGTATCCATGTGAAAATTAAAGAGCAGGCTCAAATCTTGTAAAAAGACATCTTTGGCCATTTGCATCTCGTCAAGGATGAAAACCGGCGTAATCTTTTGTTCGTAGAACAAACGGCTAATCGCCTGTTGGATTTGGCGAAACAGATCCACTTTCCGACTTTGTGGCTGTTCTCCTAGGCCGAAGGCCAATCCACGGTAAAAGTCAGTTACTGTTCCTGTAGACAACGGGAAATAGATGACCTTGTAGAGCGATTGGCCCAAGCCTTCGGCAAATGCACCCAAGGCGTAGGTTTTACCGGCTCCCGGGTCGCCGACAACAAGTGCCATGCCGCGAACCTGCTTCATGTAGGTTAAACATCCCATTGCTTCTTGAAAGGAACGGGAAGTATAGGGCGACATACCTTTGGTTTCCTTGGCAAAAGGGATTTTGGAAAGGGAATAGAATGCCATGATCATTCCCTATCTTCTCCTTTCCTGTCCATCCCTTGCATATCAGCGAAGGAGATGGCGGGTCGTTTTCGTTTTACATGAGCATTATCATGAAAATTCACTT
Above is a window of Fodinisporobacter ferrooxydans DNA encoding:
- a CDS encoding ExeA family protein, with protein sequence MIMAFYSLSKIPFAKETKGMSPYTSRSFQEAMGCLTYMKQVRGMALVVGDPGAGKTYALGAFAEGLGQSLYKVIYFPLSTGTVTDFYRGLAFGLGEQPQSRKVDLFRQIQQAISRLFYEQKITPVFILDEMQMAKDVFLQDLSLLFNFHMDTQNPFVLLICGWPYLRDRLSLNPHRSLSQRLLVRHQVEPLDKEEVKGYMEHHLAYAGAKYPIFTEDAIEAVSACSNGYPRLINLLAMHALLYGSQNKKEQIDAEVIRIIAPECGLALR